In Neisseriaceae bacterium CLB008, one genomic interval encodes:
- a CDS encoding MFS transporter → MNTSQTAPKPTPQSARKAVAAASVGNALEWYDFSVFAFFAAYIGHSFFVEGDETSALIKTFLVFAVGFIARPLGALFLGLYGDRVGRKAALTLTISLMAVGTFIIAVAPPLWMIGAGAPLLLLVGRLLQGFSAGGEIGGATAFLVESAPEDKKASYASWLQASMGISNILAALVGVGVTTFFTEPEIQQWAWRLPFIIGLLIVPVGIYIRRNLDETPEFQAQAQHTSKEHTPLFDIVRRYPLHLLYGAMFSILWTVCVYALIIYMPTYYTSKVVGLGFSKNQAFTASLIGNVFMVIGSLISGRCADKIGMAKVLRYSAILLMVGSYPLLMWLHHDPAMSTLVCVHILFCLMVAAFSGAAPSALASIFPVEVRSTGMAVAYNIAAIFFAGFTPALLTWATSHNVMAPSLYLAGACVIALIALQKMFDLPGPRLKKAVVHG, encoded by the coding sequence ATGAACACCAGTCAAACCGCCCCTAAGCCGACACCGCAAAGCGCCCGTAAAGCCGTCGCTGCGGCCTCTGTGGGCAATGCGCTCGAATGGTATGACTTCAGCGTTTTTGCCTTTTTTGCCGCTTACATCGGCCATAGTTTCTTTGTCGAGGGGGATGAAACCTCGGCCTTAATCAAAACCTTTTTAGTGTTTGCCGTCGGCTTTATTGCCCGCCCCTTAGGCGCGCTATTTTTAGGCCTATACGGTGATCGTGTCGGCCGCAAAGCCGCCCTCACCTTAACCATTAGCCTGATGGCCGTGGGTACGTTCATCATCGCGGTGGCGCCACCTTTATGGATGATTGGCGCCGGTGCGCCGCTATTATTACTGGTCGGTCGTTTGCTGCAAGGCTTCTCTGCCGGCGGCGAAATCGGCGGCGCGACTGCTTTTCTGGTTGAATCGGCACCCGAAGATAAAAAAGCCAGCTACGCCTCATGGCTACAGGCCAGCATGGGCATTTCCAACATTTTGGCAGCCTTAGTTGGCGTTGGCGTGACGACTTTTTTCACCGAGCCCGAGATCCAGCAGTGGGCCTGGCGTTTGCCGTTCATCATCGGCCTATTGATTGTGCCCGTAGGCATCTACATTCGCCGCAACCTCGATGAAACGCCCGAATTTCAAGCCCAAGCACAGCACACCAGCAAAGAACACACCCCCTTGTTTGACATCGTGCGCCGCTACCCTTTGCATCTGCTGTATGGCGCGATGTTCTCCATTTTATGGACGGTGTGCGTGTATGCCCTAATCATCTACATGCCCACCTATTACACGTCTAAAGTAGTGGGGCTAGGCTTCAGCAAAAACCAAGCCTTTACCGCCTCTCTCATCGGCAACGTGTTTATGGTCATCGGCAGCTTGATTTCAGGGCGCTGCGCCGACAAAATCGGCATGGCCAAAGTCTTGCGCTACAGCGCAATTTTGCTGATGGTCGGCAGCTATCCCTTATTGATGTGGCTTCACCACGATCCGGCAATGAGTACCTTGGTGTGCGTACACATCCTGTTCTGCCTGATGGTGGCGGCATTTTCTGGCGCAGCGCCTTCCGCCTTAGCCAGCATTTTCCCGGTAGAAGTACGCTCCACCGGCATGGCCGTGGCCTACAACATCGCCGCTATTTTCTTCGCCGGCTTTACCCCTGCACTGCTCACTTGGGCCACCAGCCATAACGTCATGGCGCCTTCCTTGTACTTAGCCGGCGCCTGCGTGATCGCCTTAATTGCGCTGCAAAAAATGTTTGACCTGCCTGGCCCACGCCTAAAAAAGGCCGTCGTACATGGTTAA
- a CDS encoding LysR substrate-binding domain-containing protein: protein MVKANALTSLAQRKRLEFVTLSSYLSVCRTHSPSISAQLLGASRSGVSERLSKFEQTLNIPLFERAHKKLYVNEQGLTLGKHILPMLLLAQFASQCATVTVNAEPLSPQWLSVRLPLRFYGGPLTHALEVALRHCHRRYPQILVWPQPLDSYDVRPSNDTQWQPPWPLAGEVSIDWAAPDAPLQPQMPQGQWCVLSHVDSGLNSRLHPEDLQTLKLYLPRMPWLLLQQIAAVTAAATWSFEHISQDYRQLMTQPNPEQRMILVNSLLLDPEIMAPDWQVSRIEHLPLASLHSHSQGHHPIVAEFEQVFSAAVHNTGHNDSVVWPAATQLKHWHYLHQTIRSGSISAGAQALFMSQPALSIQLKQLEQALGTKLLERGMGVRHLTMTPFGQLFYELCQGLHDAHLRLIDYSEGQRLNQQQHLSLGVLPSVDNKSTLLQLIANQVTAWQQKNPQVFLEIVEERHRYLVDALRSQALHLAIIEADSPWVTHLPLLAPEAMGLVLSTQHPHAGLSQLDWSQLSDYPLVLPRKSTGMRLLIDEHCLSLGLTLRPALESDSLNINQYWLSEGRYAAILPRSAVSQLIEQGKVAFIPLAPTLQRVLRIAYLSNRVLSPTEQSLVQCLLAEAEAAPHHSSTPP, encoded by the coding sequence ATGGTTAAGGCCAATGCCCTCACCAGCTTGGCGCAGCGCAAACGCTTAGAGTTTGTCACCTTAAGCAGCTATTTGTCGGTGTGCCGCACCCATAGCCCGAGCATCAGCGCCCAGCTTTTAGGCGCCTCACGCTCGGGCGTGAGTGAGCGCCTGAGTAAATTTGAGCAAACTTTAAATATCCCCTTGTTTGAACGCGCCCACAAAAAACTGTACGTCAATGAACAGGGGCTAACCTTGGGCAAGCACATTTTGCCCATGCTGCTATTGGCCCAGTTTGCCAGCCAATGCGCCACGGTGACCGTAAACGCTGAGCCGCTGTCACCGCAGTGGCTCAGCGTCCGCCTACCGCTGCGCTTTTATGGCGGGCCGCTGACCCATGCCCTAGAGGTCGCACTGCGCCACTGCCACAGGCGCTACCCACAGATATTGGTGTGGCCACAACCCTTAGACAGCTATGACGTGCGCCCCAGCAACGACACCCAATGGCAGCCACCTTGGCCGCTAGCAGGTGAAGTCAGCATAGACTGGGCGGCGCCCGATGCCCCGCTTCAGCCCCAGATGCCGCAGGGGCAATGGTGTGTCCTAAGCCATGTCGATTCAGGCCTCAACAGCCGCCTGCATCCAGAAGACCTGCAGACCCTCAAACTGTATCTACCACGCATGCCCTGGCTCTTACTCCAGCAAATCGCGGCCGTCACCGCTGCGGCCACCTGGTCTTTTGAGCACATCAGCCAAGACTATCGCCAGCTGATGACCCAGCCCAATCCTGAACAGCGCATGATTTTGGTTAATAGTCTGCTGCTCGACCCCGAAATCATGGCGCCAGACTGGCAGGTCAGCCGCATTGAACACCTGCCCTTGGCCAGCCTGCACAGCCACAGCCAAGGCCACCACCCGATTGTGGCCGAGTTCGAACAAGTCTTTAGCGCCGCCGTACACAACACCGGCCACAACGACAGCGTGGTGTGGCCCGCCGCGACTCAGCTCAAGCACTGGCACTATCTGCATCAAACCATTCGCTCCGGCTCCATCAGCGCAGGGGCTCAGGCCTTATTTATGTCGCAGCCTGCTTTAAGCATTCAACTCAAGCAGCTGGAACAGGCCCTAGGCACCAAGCTTTTAGAGCGCGGCATGGGCGTGCGCCACCTAACCATGACGCCGTTTGGCCAGCTGTTTTACGAACTGTGCCAAGGCCTGCACGATGCCCACCTACGCCTGATCGACTATAGCGAAGGCCAACGACTGAATCAGCAACAACACCTCTCCTTAGGCGTATTGCCCAGCGTCGACAATAAAAGCACGCTGTTGCAGCTGATTGCCAATCAAGTCACAGCTTGGCAGCAAAAAAATCCTCAGGTGTTTTTAGAAATAGTGGAAGAGCGCCATCGCTATTTAGTCGACGCCTTGCGCAGTCAGGCGCTGCACCTGGCCATCATCGAAGCCGATTCACCTTGGGTAACCCACCTACCGCTGCTGGCCCCAGAGGCCATGGGCTTAGTATTGAGTACCCAGCATCCACACGCAGGCCTCAGCCAGCTGGACTGGTCACAATTAAGCGACTATCCCTTGGTGTTGCCGCGTAAAAGCACCGGCATGCGGCTGTTAATTGACGAACATTGCCTCAGCCTTGGTTTGACCCTAAGGCCGGCGCTGGAATCTGACAGCCTCAACATCAACCAATACTGGCTCAGCGAAGGCCGCTATGCTGCCATTTTGCCGCGTTCAGCCGTCTCCCAGCTGATTGAACAAGGCAAAGTGGCCTTCATTCCGCTGGCGCCTACCTTACAACGCGTCTTACGCATCGCCTATTTAAGCAATCGGGTGCTCAGCCCGACCGAGCAAAGCCTGGTGCAATGCCTTTTGGCAGAGGCCGAAGCCGCACCCCATCACAGCAGCACCCCACCATAA
- the hutH gene encoding histidine ammonia-lyase, which translates to MKRLLIATLLCGHSLAWANLTLTPERQLTLAQVDSVAQQHEAVSLNAAAWANVRAGHEVVLQAALNNQAVYGLTVGVGWNKDHPVFEEHHGQRTLSPELLTLSRQFNQSSLRAHSAGLGEPLPEAVVRAAMLMRLNTFLNGEAGVSAAVAEQYIAFLNHGITPIVPSRGSVGEADITLAAHIGLAMIGEWDVWYQGKRQPASKVMAKLGIKPLQPIGKDFLSILSTNALMAAQAQQTLRSAQRLYQQELALFVLMLEGMNGNVAPFSHTAMQARPFPAASAAAADIRLQLDGSDLWQTHPQRALQDPLSYRSMAYTLGEVRQAMSQLETALTLQINHSDDNPVVLIHGLNNADEGSQMHQYAVSGSHEGAIVPTANFNFLPVAQSAAQLNEALAKLAEIMTQQLIRLENPELTKLPRFLAAPNNHGHAFGAIQKPFVATNQHIKTLAQPLWFDSVTLAGSIEDTASMSNQTLANTQAIIDGVYEIAAFQLLHGAQAVALRPDFTPSRSTQKLLKAYRQQVPFIEQDIAYTPLIEKSLRFWRSYQPH; encoded by the coding sequence ATGAAACGCTTATTAATTGCGACTCTTTTGTGCGGCCACAGCCTCGCTTGGGCCAACCTCACGCTCACCCCCGAGCGCCAACTGACCCTAGCCCAAGTTGACAGCGTGGCTCAGCAGCACGAAGCCGTCAGCCTTAACGCCGCCGCCTGGGCCAACGTACGCGCCGGCCATGAAGTGGTGCTACAGGCAGCCTTGAACAATCAAGCCGTTTATGGCCTCACCGTGGGCGTGGGCTGGAATAAAGACCACCCAGTTTTTGAAGAGCACCACGGCCAGCGCACTCTGTCGCCTGAGCTCTTGACGCTGTCGCGCCAGTTCAATCAATCGTCTTTACGCGCCCACAGCGCTGGGTTAGGCGAACCCTTGCCCGAAGCCGTAGTGCGCGCCGCCATGTTGATGCGTCTGAACACGTTTTTAAACGGTGAAGCCGGCGTATCCGCCGCCGTGGCCGAACAATACATCGCCTTTCTCAACCACGGCATCACCCCCATCGTGCCCAGCCGCGGCAGCGTTGGCGAAGCCGACATCACCCTCGCTGCCCATATTGGCTTAGCCATGATCGGTGAATGGGACGTTTGGTACCAAGGTAAGCGCCAGCCGGCGAGTAAAGTCATGGCCAAGCTAGGCATTAAGCCCCTACAGCCCATTGGTAAAGACTTTTTATCCATCCTCAGCACCAACGCTTTAATGGCCGCCCAAGCACAGCAAACCTTGCGTTCAGCGCAACGCCTCTACCAGCAGGAACTGGCCCTATTTGTGCTGATGCTCGAAGGCATGAACGGCAACGTTGCCCCCTTTAGCCACACCGCCATGCAAGCACGCCCATTCCCCGCCGCCAGCGCCGCCGCGGCCGACATTCGCCTCCAGCTGGATGGCAGCGATCTGTGGCAAACTCACCCACAGCGTGCGCTGCAAGACCCTTTATCCTATCGCTCTATGGCCTATACCCTGGGTGAAGTGCGCCAAGCCATGAGCCAACTCGAAACAGCTTTAACCTTGCAAATCAATCACAGTGACGACAATCCCGTGGTCTTAATCCATGGTTTAAACAATGCCGATGAAGGTAGCCAGATGCACCAATATGCCGTCTCCGGCAGCCATGAAGGCGCCATTGTGCCCACCGCCAACTTCAATTTTTTACCGGTGGCCCAAAGCGCCGCCCAGCTGAATGAAGCTTTAGCCAAGCTGGCCGAAATCATGACTCAGCAATTGATTCGCCTGGAAAATCCCGAGTTGACCAAACTGCCACGGTTTCTGGCGGCGCCCAACAACCACGGCCATGCCTTCGGCGCCATTCAAAAACCATTCGTTGCCACCAACCAACACATCAAAACGCTGGCTCAACCACTCTGGTTTGATTCGGTTACCCTCGCCGGCAGCATCGAAGACACAGCCAGCATGAGCAACCAAACCCTAGCCAATACACAAGCCATCATCGACGGCGTATACGAAATCGCTGCCTTCCAGCTGTTGCATGGCGCCCAAGCGGTGGCCCTACGCCCCGACTTCACCCCCAGCCGCAGCACTCAAAAACTGCTGAAGGCCTATCGCCAGCAGGTACCCTTCATTGAGCAAGACATAGCCTACACGCCGCTGATAGAAAAAAGTCTGCGTTTTTGGCGCAGCTATCAGCCTCATTAA
- a CDS encoding FMN-dependent NADH-azoreductase translates to MNILHIDSSIMDTESVSKKLTAAVVAQLKQQHTDAEVTYLDLDQNPVGHLSGTALMSPTAEQMALSDRLIEQYLNADVLVLGVPMYNFTVPSTLKAWFDHVLVARRTFRYTAEGVEGLAGDKKVYLVSSRGGVYGDEHALDFQEGFVRTALGFTGVTDIEVIRAEGVNLSPESKQQAISQAALQVEGLGLAAAV, encoded by the coding sequence ATGAATATTTTACACATCGACAGCAGCATCATGGATACGGAGTCCGTTTCTAAAAAACTAACTGCCGCCGTGGTGGCTCAGTTAAAGCAGCAGCACACCGACGCCGAAGTGACGTATTTGGATTTAGACCAAAACCCCGTAGGCCACTTAAGCGGCACGGCTTTAATGAGCCCAACGGCAGAGCAGATGGCGTTAAGCGACCGATTAATTGAACAATACTTAAACGCCGACGTGTTGGTGCTAGGCGTGCCCATGTATAACTTTACCGTGCCATCAACCTTAAAAGCGTGGTTTGACCACGTTTTAGTGGCGCGCCGCACCTTTCGCTATACGGCTGAAGGCGTTGAAGGCTTAGCTGGTGATAAGAAAGTTTATCTGGTCAGCAGTCGCGGTGGCGTTTATGGCGATGAACACGCCTTAGATTTTCAAGAAGGCTTTGTGCGTACGGCCTTGGGCTTTACCGGCGTAACCGACATTGAAGTGATTCGTGCCGAAGGCGTGAATCTGTCTCCAGAAAGCAAGCAGCAGGCGATTAGCCAGGCTGCGCTTCAGGTTGAAGGGCTAGGCTTGGCCGCAGCGGTTTAA
- a CDS encoding hydrolase: MSQPANFNGQRPVIDANDAVMLLIDHQSGLFQTVGDMPMTDLRERATALAKVATLAKLPVITTASVPQGPNGPLIPEIHEAAPHAQYVARKGEINAWDNADFVNAVKATGRKTLIIAGTITSVCMAFPAISAIADGYKVFVVIDASGTYSKMAQEITLARMAQAGAVPMDTAAVASELQGTWNREDAAEWAEAYTHIFPHYKLLIESYAKAQQVVTNHEVLDSQR, translated from the coding sequence ATGTCACAACCTGCCAACTTCAACGGCCAACGCCCAGTGATTGACGCCAACGATGCAGTGATGCTGCTGATTGATCATCAAAGTGGCCTATTCCAAACCGTGGGCGATATGCCCATGACTGACTTACGTGAGCGTGCTACGGCTTTAGCTAAAGTGGCTACGTTAGCCAAGCTGCCGGTGATCACTACGGCCTCTGTGCCCCAAGGTCCGAATGGCCCTTTGATTCCTGAAATTCATGAGGCGGCACCACATGCACAATATGTGGCGCGTAAAGGGGAGATCAACGCTTGGGATAATGCCGATTTTGTTAATGCAGTCAAAGCCACTGGCCGTAAAACCCTCATCATTGCGGGCACCATCACCAGCGTGTGCATGGCTTTCCCAGCCATCAGTGCCATTGCCGACGGTTATAAAGTTTTTGTCGTGATTGATGCTTCTGGCACTTATTCTAAAATGGCGCAGGAAATCACCTTGGCCCGTATGGCTCAAGCAGGTGCGGTGCCGATGGACACTGCGGCTGTGGCCTCTGAATTACAGGGCACTTGGAATCGTGAAGATGCGGCTGAATGGGCCGAAGCCTATACCCATATTTTCCCTCACTACAAATTGTTAATCGAAAGCTATGCTAAAGCACAGCAGGTCGTGACCAATCATGAAGTGCTGGATTCACAGCGTTAA
- a CDS encoding recombinase family protein, producing MPKTIGYARISTDDQTLDLQTDALKKSGCSLIYNEVASGKNAHQRPKLIKCLSQLKAGDRLIVWRLDRLGRSVNDLVSIITQLEEKSIYFESITEKIDTKSNTGKLIFHIFAALAEFERNLIRERTFAGLAAAKARGRVGGRRPKLNERQIEEINHLFFTQKITISDLAQQYNVSRTTISNKLRKPASF from the coding sequence ATGCCTAAAACCATCGGCTATGCCAGAATCTCAACCGATGATCAAACCTTAGACTTACAGACCGATGCTTTAAAAAAATCTGGGTGTAGCCTGATTTATAATGAAGTGGCCAGCGGTAAAAATGCTCATCAACGCCCTAAATTAATCAAATGCTTGAGCCAATTAAAAGCCGGTGATCGGCTCATCGTCTGGCGCTTAGATCGACTCGGCCGCAGCGTCAATGATTTGGTCAGCATCATTACGCAACTGGAAGAAAAATCCATTTATTTTGAAAGCATTACCGAAAAAATAGACACAAAAAGCAATACTGGCAAGCTGATTTTTCATATTTTTGCTGCTCTGGCCGAGTTTGAACGCAACCTGATTCGTGAGCGTACATTTGCTGGCCTTGCGGCTGCAAAAGCCAGGGGCCGCGTGGGCGGGCGCCGCCCTAAGCTAAACGAACGCCAAATTGAAGAGATTAATCATCTTTTTTTTACCCAAAAAATCACCATTTCGGACTTGGCACAGCAATACAATGTCTCTAGAACCACAATTTCCAATAAGCTGAGGAAGCCTGCTTCATTTTAA
- a CDS encoding fimbrial protein, translated as MAPLIGCLLSTAAWAGQPGQVEPSKGSPNLYRVTLRDGQLANVAGSTFRHDFSLSGTYPGTFYCSQPRETLWGPVHYRALTNLPVSDINGNAGYHRLNDYIDIRIDMFIAGNRNTYFLVPFPDQDNDMRISFACNAANPPTASHPTFGSGSKGYVTFKLRKPIVNGIDINMREIVDMYGRVNIPGINTDYGGIPMARVVIETALLTVPDKCVVNDGRTIEVDFKDIPQTSLDGSRYVKSIPVSYQCSGGSFDKGMKGIGIGLSARPASFSNDYVASSMENLAVVVKHKGQVVKPNEFTKMPETPSNSGNWDLTAAPITQGSNIPLGDFTASATIVMEFSEVD; from the coding sequence ATGGCGCCGCTCATTGGCTGCTTGCTGTCTACTGCCGCTTGGGCCGGCCAGCCTGGGCAGGTCGAACCCTCAAAAGGCTCGCCTAACCTGTATCGAGTCACCTTGAGAGACGGGCAATTAGCCAACGTGGCCGGCAGCACTTTTCGGCATGATTTTTCTTTGTCGGGTACTTATCCTGGCACCTTTTATTGCTCTCAGCCAAGAGAAACGCTGTGGGGGCCGGTTCATTATCGTGCCTTAACCAATTTACCCGTGTCGGACATCAACGGCAATGCAGGCTACCATCGCCTCAATGACTACATCGATATTCGCATCGATATGTTTATTGCGGGTAACCGTAACACCTATTTCTTGGTGCCGTTTCCTGATCAAGACAACGACATGAGAATTTCGTTTGCCTGTAATGCCGCCAATCCACCGACGGCGAGCCATCCGACATTTGGCTCTGGTTCAAAAGGCTATGTGACGTTTAAGCTGCGTAAGCCAATTGTAAACGGTATTGACATCAATATGCGGGAAATTGTCGACATGTATGGCCGCGTTAATATTCCGGGGATCAATACCGATTACGGTGGCATTCCGATGGCGCGAGTGGTGATTGAAACTGCGTTATTGACGGTGCCTGATAAGTGCGTGGTGAACGATGGGCGTACCATTGAAGTAGATTTTAAAGACATCCCTCAGACCAGCCTAGATGGTAGCCGCTATGTGAAAAGCATTCCGGTTTCTTATCAATGCTCTGGCGGCAGTTTCGATAAAGGCATGAAGGGCATTGGTATTGGCTTGTCCGCACGTCCGGCTTCTTTTTCTAACGATTACGTGGCCAGCAGCATGGAAAATCTAGCGGTGGTGGTCAAGCATAAAGGGCAAGTCGTGAAGCCCAATGAATTCACCAAGATGCCAGAAACGCCGAGTAACAGCGGCAATTGGGATTTAACTGCGGCACCGATTACTCAGGGGTCTAACATTCCCTTGGGCGATTTTACCGCCTCCGCCACCATCGTGATGGAATTTTCTGAAGTGGATTAA
- a CDS encoding fimbrial protein — translation MMNKPLAVVLGLSGLLLLGSAQAEEIPSNNPLELIGSKVNFKGTVIKKTCELDVGSEKQIIQLREVDVKMLYSIGKGLKQPFEIRLLNCDTSILNDVSVMFMGLEDGELPGRLKVTGADDIAIALFGKENSDELLPLGEWTEAQTLNSGSNVLKFHARVEGHPSAVQAKNIKTGAFQAITNFTLEYR, via the coding sequence ATGATGAACAAGCCATTAGCAGTGGTGCTGGGTCTAAGCGGGCTGCTGTTGCTGGGCAGCGCTCAGGCAGAAGAAATTCCCAGTAATAATCCACTGGAGCTGATTGGGTCTAAGGTGAATTTTAAGGGCACCGTCATTAAAAAAACCTGTGAATTGGATGTGGGTTCAGAGAAGCAGATCATTCAGCTACGCGAAGTCGACGTCAAAATGCTGTACAGCATCGGCAAGGGGCTGAAGCAGCCGTTTGAAATTCGGCTATTGAATTGCGACACCAGCATTTTAAATGATGTATCGGTGATGTTCATGGGGCTGGAAGATGGCGAGCTGCCTGGTCGATTGAAGGTGACTGGGGCTGACGACATCGCCATTGCCCTATTTGGCAAGGAAAACTCGGATGAGCTCTTGCCTTTAGGGGAGTGGACTGAAGCGCAAACTCTGAATTCAGGCAGCAACGTCCTTAAGTTTCATGCCCGAGTAGAAGGACATCCTTCTGCGGTGCAGGCGAAAAACATTAAAACGGGTGCTTTTCAGGCCATCACTAATTTTACCTTGGAATATCGATAA
- a CDS encoding fimbrial protein, translating to MNHRTLIFCLLGLSGLSHAASLPDDYISGTLGTVRIIGTLVSSTCEMRMDTITQSVDLGVVSAKAFNQAGARSAAVPIRLKFSGCLLGAYDARGPLMQGEQFEARADGVGTDVFLNGQYGATLTFVGESDRLNPQLLAAHGEARGVGVRFTDQQGRVIKLNEVNQAYLLNPGENVLLFYAGLESTQKSVRGGEFSSVVNIRVSYL from the coding sequence ATGAATCACCGCACACTGATTTTTTGTTTGTTGGGCCTGAGTGGCCTCTCCCATGCTGCGTCTTTACCGGATGACTACATTTCAGGCACGTTAGGCACGGTACGCATTATCGGTACTTTGGTGAGCAGCACGTGTGAGATGCGGATGGACACCATCACCCAGTCGGTTGATTTAGGCGTGGTGAGCGCTAAGGCGTTTAATCAGGCCGGTGCGCGCAGTGCCGCTGTGCCCATTCGTTTAAAGTTTTCTGGCTGTTTGCTGGGTGCTTATGATGCAAGAGGGCCGTTGATGCAGGGCGAACAGTTTGAGGCGCGCGCCGATGGGGTAGGCACCGATGTGTTTTTAAATGGCCAATACGGTGCCACGCTGACGTTTGTGGGTGAGTCTGATCGGCTCAACCCTCAGCTTTTGGCGGCACATGGTGAGGCACGTGGCGTTGGGGTGCGTTTTACCGATCAACAAGGGCGGGTGATTAAGCTGAATGAAGTGAATCAGGCTTATTTGCTTAATCCGGGCGAAAACGTGCTGCTGTTCTACGCCGGTTTGGAATCCACGCAAAAATCGGTTCGAGGGGGTGAGTTTAGTTCCGTCGTGAACATCCGTGTGAGTTATCTATAA